DNA sequence from the Alteribacter lacisalsi genome:
ACGGGGCACTGAGCAATTATATTCAGGGACAGATTATTGTGAGTTTCTGTGTCGGTGTTCTTATGTACATTGCATTTCTCATTATCGGTATTGAGTATTCTCTCATTTTGGCCCTCGTAGCAATGGTCACTAATGTGATTCCGTTTATCGGGCCGTGGATCGGGACCATCCCGGCTGTTATTGTTGCCATCATTGACTCACCGTTTATGGTGCTGAAGGTTCTTATTGCGATCGTGATTGTACAGCAGGTGGAAAGTAACGTAATAAGTCCGCAGATAATGGGGAAAAAGCTGGCGGTTCACCCCCTGACTATTATTTTACTTTTACTCGTTGCAGGACAGTTTGCCGGCCTGATCGGACTGCTCCTGGCTGTGCCGACGTACGCTGTTTCAAAGGTAGTCGTTTCTCACGCATACCGTCTGTACATGCTCAAACGGAAGCAGGATCATGAAAACGACAAAGAGAATACTTCCGAAACTTGAAGATCGTAACCGTTTTTCTATATACTGTACAAAGCAGTTCACTACACGCAGAGGTGATGATTAAACATGCCGCATGAAATTGATGGAATCAAACAGGTAGATGCAGAGGAATTGAAGGAGCTTGTAAAAAATAAACCGGCAGACACGGTTGTTATTGACGTCAGAGAGCCGGAAGAATACGAAGCAGGACATATTCCAGGAGTTCCGCTCCTTCCGATGAACAGTGTACCGGAGATGATTGACGGCTTTTCAAAGGAAAAGGAATACGTGTTTATCTGCCGCAGCGGGAACCGCTCCCAGAATGTAGCAATGTTTTTGAAAGATAAAGGCTTTGACCGAGTCACAAACTACGACGGCGGTATGCTCGATTGGGAATACGGCAAAAATGAGGGGCCGGAGGAACGGATTGAAACTCCGGAAGACCTGAAAAAGCGCTAATAGGAAAAAAGACCTTTTATCATTAAATGATAAAAGGTCTTTTTTGCGTTATGTCAGGGTTTCTTA
Encoded proteins:
- a CDS encoding rhodanese-like domain-containing protein, translated to MPHEIDGIKQVDAEELKELVKNKPADTVVIDVREPEEYEAGHIPGVPLLPMNSVPEMIDGFSKEKEYVFICRSGNRSQNVAMFLKDKGFDRVTNYDGGMLDWEYGKNEGPEERIETPEDLKKR